A genomic region of Deltaproteobacteria bacterium contains the following coding sequences:
- a CDS encoding site-2 protease family protein — protein sequence MKKVPYFHILLFAATCITTLAAGALQRGSNIFGSPGKLLDGLPFAGTLMVILTVHELAHYVASRRHHVSATLPYFIPAPSLIGTFGAFIKMTSPIMKRSALIDIGASGPIAGFIVSLIASIVGLSMSETVPLAKIQDAIVLGDSLLFSFLSRIIVGHLPDTVDILLHPVAFAGWIGLFVTSLNLLPIGQLDGGHIAFAILGDRHRYVSMTLVAILAVFGFFGIIGLYGWEGWALWALLMLFLGIKHPPVLYWEMPIDPTRRYIALISLLIFIITFIPAPFKI from the coding sequence ATGAAGAAAGTCCCTTATTTTCACATACTGCTTTTTGCTGCCACCTGTATTACGACTCTTGCGGCCGGTGCGCTCCAAAGAGGGAGTAACATATTTGGATCGCCGGGAAAGCTTCTGGATGGACTCCCTTTTGCTGGAACTCTCATGGTGATACTGACTGTTCACGAACTAGCCCACTACGTGGCATCAAGAAGGCACCATGTCTCTGCAACTCTGCCCTACTTTATTCCTGCGCCATCTCTTATAGGCACATTTGGTGCTTTTATTAAAATGACTTCTCCGATCATGAAACGCAGTGCGCTTATAGACATAGGGGCTTCTGGACCAATTGCAGGGTTTATCGTGTCATTGATAGCCAGTATAGTTGGGCTTAGCATGTCTGAGACTGTTCCTCTAGCAAAGATCCAGGACGCGATTGTGCTGGGTGATTCCCTGCTGTTTTCCTTCCTCTCGCGGATCATTGTGGGTCACTTGCCGGATACGGTGGACATACTTCTCCACCCCGTTGCCTTCGCTGGCTGGATCGGCCTATTTGTGACGTCTCTTAATCTTTTGCCCATAGGTCAGCTTGATGGCGGACATATAGCCTTTGCAATCTTAGGTGATCGTCACAGGTACGTTTCCATGACTCTCGTTGCCATCCTTGCAGTATTTGGTTTCTTTGGTATCATCGGGTTATATGGATGGGAAGGGTGGGCACTCTGGGCGTTATTGATGCTATTTCTCGGGATAAAACACCCACCTGTGCTCTACTGGGAAATGCCGATAGACCCTACCAGAAGATATATTGCCCTTATCTCCCTCCTGATATTTATCATCACCTTTATCCCCGCCCCTTTCAAGATATAA